A window of the Blattabacterium cuenoti genome harbors these coding sequences:
- a CDS encoding translocation/assembly module TamB domain-containing protein — translation MNNAFFYKFRNKKILILFFLLGLFFFYVSYKYKEEIKEKVSTFFLNKIRNHLNDKITIKHASINFLEKEFIFSDVQILDHHHFSFIHLSKCKISIENLLYFIFINSEHLRIKNIFIENSSFFIKKYINEKQNNILVFIKNILIHKNVNKFNINFITCSKLIINKSYVKYQNINSDKKFKHFFSSCIKNVRIDNKKIKASIFSLQSNKRLLKKSKSPIIENLCCDLIYDYPSKLEVNNFLIKTSNSYLKGYFTLFQDKNTENQILFPKINIQCKIFEGSKLGSDLGIFFYKKWGFYSKIFIRGCIHGKFNHKEKIFSLYNVSIKDSQENKLSADQIHIFYAKKKWKEIKFFKTFMQLNPYSMKKIIPYNLDSKSKFLRFILNFKQSIFYKGDLILSLFDNKKNFKIKGIVKNRFFVAKISTYVDFSKNQYSGRIFLEKKKNISYIPSKIPLFIYNTLLNLYVMDFEGNFSKFFITLLFSHSKYKMHFIGKVFSNFKKIYIDIYNKNETKKNIKITFINNENQSFQKININIYDMIIGHIYGSIKWENLFQISCLKNPNKKEIKYANFNFLIKKSFFYFIKPIKNKNIFSDIQISGEKKDNEFKMIFYTKTMRLNDIFLEKLFIMVNSSLKEKIKIYAEKIIYKNFFSKKINISVLNTQNFWIINSKFLLKLKKQEYKEQILNFFCKKEENFLICYPFLSKLNINGYNWFTDYNYYKSGIIKIDFINQKYIVDNIIFLSEQQKIIINASFIKNQKKIFQFYLKNVQLKKIIFNKNIDGIANGFFLCKNICNQIEPNVNIIIQNFSIGKTILGNFFIYSFQKKKNDYEINGVIRKNYHDVLKVFGNIKNKSQNQSEFNLSIIIQNFGIDNFSFFWKKMNTEVKGTLTGKIQVFGNLNNLQYFGKLEINKFGIKINSTNTNYEIKSPAYINIISESCSLSTSCFVDTKYNTKGYINGVFSHKNLIQWNLIKLSVNTKNLLVLDSEEKQNNFLFGKIFANGTIQIMKNENKICISMKNGKIMNFSHLYINPKRLELHKKNKSELNRDKKKEKDNYFLSIDDIIISKNTKVSIFLDKNHFIELRGEGTLFIKKTNKDNIQTSGQYFVKDGLYHLYKDERIPIKLEKEFKIKPGGSITWKNNFYQSNINLIVYDTKYVYNVIEYIDFIKKEHHENMIFTELRINISGKIQKPNINMEILFPESNEKIQKKLSEKLNSFEEKTMQFVSVLILGKFLLKTDIIKNFLYFSIYGIILKKLKNILSYSSKINQLTNNYSILSNAKNHCLYSLFLNEIKKKVQC, via the coding sequence ATGAATAATGCTTTTTTCTATAAATTTCGTAATAAAAAAATTCTTATTTTATTTTTTTTATTGGGGTTATTTTTTTTTTATGTTTCTTATAAATATAAAGAAGAAATAAAAGAAAAAGTATCCACATTTTTTTTGAATAAAATAAGAAATCATTTAAATGATAAAATTACTATAAAACATGCCTCTATTAATTTTTTAGAAAAAGAATTTATTTTTTCTGATGTACAAATTCTAGATCATCATCATTTTTCTTTTATTCATTTATCTAAATGTAAAATCTCTATTGAGAATTTACTTTATTTTATTTTTATAAATTCGGAGCATTTAAGAATAAAAAACATTTTTATTGAAAATTCTTCTTTTTTTATAAAAAAATATATTAATGAAAAACAAAATAATATTTTAGTTTTTATAAAAAATATTTTGATTCATAAAAATGTAAATAAATTTAATATCAATTTCATTACCTGTTCAAAATTAATAATAAATAAATCTTATGTAAAATATCAGAATATAAATTCTGATAAAAAATTTAAACATTTTTTTTCCAGTTGTATAAAAAATGTTAGAATTGATAATAAAAAAATAAAAGCTTCTATTTTTTCTTTACAATCTAATAAAAGATTACTTAAAAAAAGTAAATCTCCTATTATAGAAAATCTATGTTGTGATTTAATATATGATTATCCCTCGAAACTTGAGGTTAACAATTTTTTAATAAAAACGTCTAACAGTTATCTAAAAGGATATTTTACTCTATTTCAAGATAAAAATACAGAAAATCAAATTCTTTTTCCGAAAATAAATATACAGTGCAAAATTTTTGAAGGATCAAAATTAGGTTCAGATTTAGGAATTTTTTTTTATAAAAAATGGGGTTTTTATTCTAAAATATTTATTAGAGGTTGTATTCATGGAAAATTTAATCATAAAGAAAAAATATTTTCTCTTTATAACGTTTCTATAAAAGATTCACAAGAGAACAAATTATCAGCGGATCAAATTCATATTTTTTATGCAAAAAAAAAATGGAAAGAAATCAAGTTTTTTAAAACTTTTATGCAATTGAATCCTTATAGCATGAAAAAAATAATTCCATATAATTTAGATTCCAAATCTAAATTTTTAAGATTTATTTTAAATTTCAAACAGTCTATTTTCTATAAAGGAGATTTAATCTTATCCTTATTTGATAATAAAAAAAATTTTAAAATAAAAGGAATAGTAAAAAATCGTTTTTTCGTAGCTAAAATATCAACTTATGTTGATTTTTCTAAAAATCAATATTCAGGAAGAATTTTTTTAGAAAAAAAGAAGAATATTTCTTATATACCATCAAAAATTCCGCTTTTCATATATAATACGTTATTGAATCTATATGTTATGGATTTTGAAGGAAATTTTTCTAAATTTTTTATCACACTATTATTCTCTCATTCAAAATATAAAATGCATTTTATAGGAAAAGTATTTTCAAATTTTAAAAAAATATATATTGATATATATAATAAAAACGAAACTAAAAAAAATATAAAAATAACATTTATTAATAATGAAAATCAATCTTTTCAAAAGATCAATATAAATATATATGATATGATTATTGGTCATATTTATGGATCTATAAAATGGGAAAATTTATTCCAAATTTCTTGTTTAAAAAATCCAAATAAAAAAGAAATAAAATATGCAAACTTTAATTTTTTAATCAAAAAATCTTTTTTTTATTTTATAAAACCAATAAAAAACAAAAATATATTTTCTGATATTCAAATTTCAGGAGAAAAAAAAGATAATGAATTTAAAATGATTTTTTACACAAAAACTATGCGATTAAATGATATTTTTCTGGAAAAATTATTTATAATGGTAAATTCTTCTTTAAAAGAAAAAATAAAAATTTATGCAGAAAAAATCATTTACAAAAATTTTTTTTCTAAAAAAATAAATATATCTGTTTTAAATACACAAAATTTTTGGATAATAAATTCTAAGTTTTTATTAAAATTAAAAAAACAAGAATATAAAGAACAGATACTGAATTTTTTTTGCAAAAAAGAAGAAAATTTTTTAATATGTTATCCTTTTCTTTCTAAATTAAATATCAATGGATATAACTGGTTTACTGATTACAATTATTATAAATCGGGAATTATTAAAATTGATTTTATCAATCAAAAATATATTGTTGACAATATTATTTTTTTATCTGAACAACAAAAAATCATTATTAATGCAAGTTTTATTAAAAACCAAAAAAAAATATTTCAATTTTACCTAAAAAATGTGCAATTAAAAAAAATCATTTTTAATAAAAATATAGATGGGATAGCAAATGGTTTTTTTTTATGTAAGAATATTTGTAATCAAATTGAACCTAATGTTAATATAATCATTCAAAACTTTTCAATTGGAAAAACTATTCTAGGCAATTTTTTCATTTATTCTTTTCAAAAAAAGAAAAATGATTATGAAATAAATGGTGTTATTAGAAAAAATTATCATGATGTTTTAAAAGTATTTGGAAATATTAAAAATAAATCACAAAATCAATCCGAATTTAATTTAAGTATAATCATTCAAAATTTTGGAATAGATAATTTTTCTTTTTTTTGGAAAAAAATGAATACTGAAGTAAAAGGAACTCTAACAGGAAAAATACAAGTTTTTGGTAATTTAAATAATCTTCAATATTTTGGAAAATTAGAGATTAACAAGTTTGGAATCAAAATAAACTCTACAAATACAAATTATGAGATCAAAAGTCCAGCTTATATAAATATTATTTCTGAATCCTGTTCATTATCTACTTCTTGTTTTGTAGATACTAAATATAATACAAAAGGATACATTAATGGAGTCTTTTCCCATAAAAACCTTATTCAATGGAATTTAATAAAATTATCTGTTAATACAAAAAATTTGCTTGTTTTAGACTCAGAGGAAAAACAAAATAATTTTTTATTTGGAAAGATATTTGCTAATGGAACAATTCAAATCATGAAAAATGAAAATAAAATTTGTATTTCTATGAAAAATGGAAAAATTATGAATTTTTCTCATTTATACATTAATCCTAAAAGACTGGAGTTACATAAAAAAAATAAATCTGAATTAAATAGGGATAAAAAAAAGGAAAAAGATAATTATTTTTTATCAATAGATGATATAATTATAAGTAAAAATACAAAAGTATCAATATTTTTAGATAAAAATCATTTTATTGAATTGAGAGGAGAAGGGACCCTTTTTATAAAAAAAACAAACAAAGATAATATACAAACCAGTGGTCAATATTTTGTAAAAGATGGATTATATCATCTATATAAAGATGAAAGAATTCCAATAAAACTAGAAAAAGAATTTAAAATAAAACCAGGAGGCTCTATTACCTGGAAAAATAACTTTTATCAATCAAATATTAATTTGATTGTTTATGATACTAAATATGTATACAACGTTATTGAATATATAGATTTTATAAAAAAAGAACATCATGAAAATATGATATTTACAGAATTAAGAATTAATATTTCTGGTAAAATACAAAAACCCAATATTAATATGGAAATTTTATTTCCTGAAAGTAATGAAAAAATCCAAAAAAAATTATCAGAAAAATTAAATTCTTTTGAGGAAAAAACAATGCAATTTGTTTCTGTTTTAATATTAGGGAAATTTTTATTAAAAACTGATATTATAAAAAATTTTTTATATTTTTCTATATATGGGATTATTTTGAAAAAATTAAAAAATATACTATCATACAGTAGTAAAATTAATCAATTGACAAATAATTATTCTATTTTATCAAATGCTAAAAATCATTGTCTGTATAGTTTATTTTTAAATGAAATAAAGAAAAAAGTGCAATGTTAA
- a CDS encoding lipopolysaccharide biosynthesis protein, translating into MTLYKKLAIQTVIYSIGFIFPRIINYAFLRFFTVFFKREEFSLYTDMYALAFIAIAFLSFGLENTYFRFLYKKNCDKEIVFSTGVITQLLISSFFLIISIHLIKYLSSMAGYHNHPEYFFMFFLIIFFDTICILPMAWLRANDKPLQYSAINIINILIQSFLIIYLFFCYDNVYDKQNCFFFVFKWINSFTDKIGYIFFANMISSLGNLFLILPILLKKVTIKKFNKILAMNMLNYGVPIMLGTIAFSINENLDKILIKRWISDEINGSYSACYKIASFMSLYIRIFRLGIEPFFFKKSKDSDATYFYEEITYIFILFGLIFYVLVCGNVNIFMKFLIDKKYHIAIPIIPIIMMGNLFLGVYTNLSIFYKIIDKPIIGTYISLIGVFITFLFNSIFILISDNSFMIPAWGTLTSYGAMLIVLYIWGKKQFFQFCDKKIRNIIIHFLFALFIVFMIKKKMELSLILQFLYLIIIFFLEKKRLIHLIK; encoded by the coding sequence TTGACTTTGTACAAAAAATTAGCAATACAAACAGTTATCTACTCTATAGGATTCATATTTCCTAGAATCATTAATTATGCTTTTTTAAGATTCTTTACTGTATTTTTTAAACGAGAAGAATTTTCACTTTATACAGATATGTATGCATTAGCTTTTATAGCTATAGCATTTCTTTCTTTTGGATTAGAAAATACCTATTTTAGATTTTTATATAAAAAAAATTGTGATAAAGAAATTGTTTTTTCAACGGGAGTTATAACACAATTGTTGATTAGTTCTTTTTTTTTGATAATCTCTATACATTTAATAAAATATTTATCTTCCATGGCTGGATATCATAATCACCCAGAATATTTTTTCATGTTTTTTTTAATTATATTTTTCGATACAATTTGTATTCTTCCTATGGCTTGGCTTCGTGCAAATGACAAACCTTTACAGTATTCTGCAATAAATATTATAAATATTCTGATACAATCATTTCTAATAATATATTTATTTTTTTGTTATGATAATGTTTATGATAAACAAAATTGCTTTTTTTTTGTTTTTAAATGGATTAATTCTTTTACAGATAAAATAGGTTATATATTTTTTGCAAATATGATCTCTTCTTTAGGTAATTTATTTTTAATACTTCCTATTCTTTTAAAGAAAGTAACTATAAAAAAATTTAATAAAATTCTTGCTATGAATATGTTAAATTATGGTGTTCCTATTATGCTAGGAACTATAGCTTTTTCCATTAATGAGAATTTGGATAAAATTTTGATTAAAAGATGGATTTCAGATGAAATTAATGGATCTTATTCTGCTTGTTATAAAATAGCGTCTTTCATGAGTCTATATATTAGAATATTTAGATTAGGAATTGAACCTTTTTTTTTTAAAAAATCTAAGGATTCCGATGCTACATATTTTTATGAAGAAATCACTTATATATTTATTTTATTTGGATTAATTTTTTATGTATTAGTATGTGGAAATGTTAACATATTTATGAAATTTTTAATTGATAAAAAATACCATATTGCTATACCTATTATTCCTATAATAATGATGGGAAATCTTTTTTTGGGTGTTTACACTAATTTATCCATATTTTATAAAATTATAGATAAACCTATTATTGGAACTTATATCTCCTTAATCGGGGTATTCATCACTTTTTTATTTAATAGTATTTTTATTTTAATCTCTGATAATAGTTTTATGATTCCTGCTTGGGGAACTTTGACGTCTTATGGAGCTATGCTAATAGTTTTATATATTTGGGGGAAAAAACAATTTTTTCAATTTTGTGATAAAAAAATCAGAAATATTATCATACATTTTTTATTTGCACTTTTTATCGTTTTTATGATCAAAAAAAAAATGGAATTAAGCTTAATTTTACAATTTTTATATTTAATAATTATTTTTTTTTTAGAAAAAAAAAGATTGATTCATTTAATCAAATAA
- a CDS encoding dCTP deaminase/dUTPase family protein yields the protein MRVYQLTLIANIKRSISINFLERKLISTGVFIKISKKPKCSFLLIKKFIESICIVHLTENKKYTFYKEIQIIVINVFFKKIMIEPNDRLVILDLVKDVEIKWKKCSILNLSMRGSNSFGSTGI from the coding sequence TTGCGAGTCTATCAATTAACTTTAATCGCTAATATCAAAAGATCTATTTCCATTAATTTTTTGGAAAGAAAATTGATTTCGACAGGTGTTTTTATTAAAATTTCGAAAAAACCTAAATGCTCTTTTCTTTTGATAAAAAAATTTATAGAATCTATTTGTATAGTTCATCTAACTGAAAATAAAAAATATACTTTTTATAAAGAGATTCAAATAATTGTGATTAACGTTTTTTTTAAAAAAATAATGATTGAACCTAATGACAGATTAGTGATCTTAGATCTTGTTAAAGATGTTGAAATAAAATGGAAAAAATGTTCTATTTTAAATTTAAGTATGAGAGGAAGTAATAGTTTTGGAAGCACTGGAATATAA
- a CDS encoding sugar phosphate nucleotidyltransferase, with protein sequence MKIIIPMAGKGSRLLPHTLNTPKPLISIAGKTILRRLVESLSKLIKVFSIQEIVFIIGNFGNTIEKKLIKLSHDMSVNPVIYYQIIPLGTADALLKAKNSLTGEPIIVAFSDSLFYHNSFDQEITHQADNIIWTKKVKNPHLFGIVKCDSSGIITHFIEKPNNYVSNIAIVGLYYFKNSFLLKKELQSMLDDNIKNKKEYQLTCVLENMRKKGEKFTSKQVKEWMDFGNKKRTIYSNSKILSRESKNSELIHKKVFIKNSLIIKPCSIEENTNIENSIIGPYVSIGKYTKIKNSNIKKSIIQDYTTVQHANLNYSIIGSHSIYIGEKSKKVNLSDYSVFK encoded by the coding sequence ATGAAAATTATAATACCTATGGCGGGAAAAGGATCACGTCTTCTTCCTCATACATTAAATACCCCTAAACCACTGATATCTATTGCAGGAAAAACAATTTTGAGAAGGTTAGTGGAAAGTTTATCCAAACTTATTAAAGTTTTTTCCATTCAAGAAATTGTTTTTATTATAGGAAACTTTGGAAATACAATCGAAAAAAAATTAATAAAACTATCTCATGATATGAGTGTTAATCCTGTTATATATTATCAAATCATTCCTCTTGGAACTGCAGATGCATTGTTAAAAGCTAAAAACTCTTTAACAGGAGAACCAATTATTGTTGCTTTTTCTGATTCATTATTCTATCATAATTCTTTTGATCAAGAAATTACTCATCAAGCAGACAACATTATATGGACAAAAAAAGTTAAAAACCCTCATTTATTTGGCATTGTAAAATGTGATTCTTCTGGTATTATTACTCATTTTATAGAAAAACCAAATAATTATGTATCAAATATTGCAATTGTAGGACTTTATTATTTTAAAAATAGTTTTCTTTTAAAAAAAGAATTACAATCTATGTTAGATGATAATATCAAAAATAAAAAAGAATACCAGTTAACATGTGTTTTAGAAAATATGAGAAAAAAAGGAGAAAAATTTACTAGTAAACAAGTTAAAGAATGGATGGATTTTGGAAATAAAAAAAGAACTATTTATTCAAATTCAAAAATTTTATCCAGAGAATCCAAAAATTCGGAATTAATTCATAAAAAAGTTTTTATTAAAAATAGTTTAATTATAAAACCATGTTCAATAGAAGAAAATACAAATATTGAAAACAGTATTATAGGTCCTTACGTTTCAATTGGAAAATACACAAAAATAAAAAATAGCAATATCAAAAAATCTATAATTCAAGATTATACAACAGTTCAACACGCAAATTTAAATTATTCAATAATAGGAAGTCACTCTATATATATAGGAGAAAAATCGAAAAAGGTAAATTTAAGTGATTATTCTGTTTTCAAGTAA
- a CDS encoding Lrp/AsnC family transcriptional regulator, giving the protein MILRYNTDEIDNTIVRKLNINARTPYTEISKQISKEIKPLSVGTVHVRVKKLEDAGIIKGSTLIIGYESLGFHLIAFVGILSDSRESKLVKEELKKIPNIVQLYITSGKYNLFCRIIARDPSDARDVISKIGEIKGVLRTESTICLEESINDENRLLSNILQKHQTSYKKKT; this is encoded by the coding sequence ATGATTCTAAGATATAATACAGACGAAATCGACAATACTATTGTCAGAAAATTAAACATAAATGCTAGAACTCCCTATACTGAAATCAGTAAACAAATCAGTAAAGAAATTAAACCATTATCTGTTGGAACAGTTCATGTCCGAGTAAAAAAATTAGAAGATGCAGGAATTATTAAGGGGAGCACCTTAATTATAGGATATGAGTCATTAGGGTTTCATTTAATAGCTTTTGTAGGTATATTATCGGATTCTCGTGAATCTAAATTAGTAAAAGAAGAATTAAAAAAAATTCCAAATATAGTACAACTATATATCACTTCAGGAAAATATAATCTGTTTTGTAGAATTATTGCTAGAGACCCTTCAGATGCAAGAGATGTTATATCTAAAATAGGAGAAATAAAAGGGGTACTCAGGACAGAGTCTACTATTTGTTTAGAAGAAAGTATAAATGATGAAAATAGATTGTTATCCAACATATTACAAAAACATCAAACATCTTATAAAAAAAAAACATGA
- a CDS encoding HD family phosphohydrolase, whose amino-acid sequence MANFFKFYNNKTIAYRILVLIIAILLLTFFFPKKEIFKYKFSGKTWSHGDLFSPFNFLILKNSKDIDLEIKELKKNQEIFCIKNEKIVKNIKKKIKKISFIRRNKRYNNIVNKTIHTIYKYGYIENYDNFTKENKTHIFFLKKNKKWIPILYNKIFNHSKVNNIIENNFRNKSYHVRILKKILRKIIVPNFFYSQYYTDFFFQKKIQSIKKIKYSFIKGDNIINNNEIIDKNKFEILSHFKKEYESKIWNKKKYYCLVTGYFFIISMIFTLFILYIFHFEKKTFHNNREVNFLIINILLVSLITITILRYHSKILYIIPFCILPISIQAFFNFNLSIFIHLITILLLSLITPNSFEFIFLQITAGFLVMLTKKNICKMANLFIAVSKIIITYVITFILLTLIREGSLEKISWYTLSLFFFSGLLTLFVHPLIFLFEKLLNLTSDISLLELSDPNTPILRLLSQKAPGTLQHVLTVANLAEEAAVAIGANSLLVRIGAIYHDIGKIQNSTFFTENQYNIIINPHEKLSPKESAKIILEHVSIGVELARKYHLPDPVTDFIRTHHGNSIVYFFYEKQKKIYPNIKVDKKQFQYSGPKPFSKETAIVMIADSVEAASKSIKNPSSKDLESLVENIIKKQKIENQFSNADITLKEIEKIKQVLKKKLINIYHTRIEYPNY is encoded by the coding sequence ATGGCTAACTTCTTCAAGTTTTATAATAATAAAACTATTGCATATAGAATTCTAGTTTTAATTATTGCAATCTTATTATTGACATTTTTTTTCCCAAAAAAAGAGATTTTTAAATATAAATTTTCAGGGAAAACATGGTCTCACGGAGATTTATTTTCTCCATTTAATTTTTTAATTCTAAAAAATAGTAAAGATATAGATTTAGAAATTAAAGAATTAAAAAAAAATCAAGAAATATTTTGTATTAAAAATGAAAAAATAGTAAAAAATATAAAGAAAAAAATAAAAAAAATTTCATTTATACGAAGAAACAAACGTTACAATAACATTGTAAATAAAACAATTCATACGATATATAAATATGGATATATAGAAAATTATGATAATTTCACAAAAGAAAATAAAACTCACATATTCTTTTTAAAGAAAAACAAAAAGTGGATTCCAATTTTATACAATAAAATTTTTAATCATAGTAAAGTTAATAATATTATTGAAAATAATTTTAGAAATAAAAGTTATCATGTAAGGATTTTAAAAAAAATTCTAAGAAAAATCATTGTACCCAATTTTTTTTATAGCCAATATTACACTGATTTTTTTTTTCAAAAAAAAATCCAATCTATAAAAAAAATTAAATATTCCTTTATAAAAGGAGATAATATTATTAATAATAATGAGATTATCGATAAAAATAAATTTGAAATATTATCCCATTTCAAAAAAGAATATGAGAGTAAAATATGGAATAAAAAAAAATATTATTGTCTTGTTACAGGATATTTTTTCATAATCAGTATGATATTTACTCTATTTATATTATATATTTTTCACTTTGAAAAAAAAACATTTCATAATAACAGAGAAGTTAATTTTTTAATTATAAATATATTATTAGTATCATTAATTACCATTACAATTTTAAGATATCATTCTAAAATATTATATATAATTCCCTTTTGTATACTTCCCATAAGTATACAAGCTTTCTTCAATTTTAATTTGAGTATTTTTATTCATTTAATAACAATTTTATTATTATCCTTAATTACACCAAATAGTTTTGAATTTATTTTTCTTCAAATCACTGCAGGTTTTTTAGTAATGTTAACAAAAAAAAATATTTGCAAAATGGCAAATCTTTTTATTGCTGTATCAAAAATAATCATTACTTATGTTATTACTTTTATTTTACTCACTTTAATTCGCGAAGGGTCTTTAGAAAAAATTTCTTGGTATACTTTGTCTTTATTTTTTTTTAGTGGACTCTTAACTTTATTTGTTCATCCATTAATATTTCTTTTTGAAAAATTACTAAATTTAACTTCAGATATTTCATTATTAGAACTATCTGATCCCAATACTCCTATATTAAGATTGTTATCTCAAAAAGCTCCAGGGACTCTACAACATGTTCTAACAGTGGCAAATCTTGCAGAAGAAGCTGCTGTCGCAATTGGAGCTAATTCTCTATTAGTAAGAATAGGTGCAATTTATCATGATATAGGAAAAATTCAAAATTCTACATTTTTTACTGAAAATCAATATAATATTATTATTAATCCTCATGAAAAATTAAGTCCAAAAGAAAGTGCAAAAATTATTTTAGAACATGTATCAATAGGCGTTGAACTTGCAAGAAAATATCATTTACCTGATCCTGTTACTGATTTTATACGTACTCATCATGGAAATAGTATTGTTTATTTTTTTTATGAAAAACAAAAAAAAATATATCCCAATATAAAAGTGGACAAAAAACAATTTCAATATTCTGGTCCTAAACCATTTTCTAAAGAAACTGCTATTGTAATGATAGCTGATTCTGTAGAAGCAGCCTCAAAAAGCATTAAAAACCCATCTTCTAAAGATTTGGAAAGTTTAGTAGAAAATATAATAAAAAAACAAAAAATAGAAAATCAATTTTCCAATGCAGACATTACTTTAAAAGAAATAGAAAAAATTAAACAAGTCCTAAAAAAAAAATTAATAAATATTTATCACACTAGAATAGAATATCCTAACTATTAA
- the clpP gene encoding ATP-dependent Clp endopeptidase proteolytic subunit ClpP, whose product MDYHKKSEEFMLYAIKHKRINSLTINEYIKFMTPYIVEERKLNVAQMDVFSRLMMDRVIFLGTPIEDQVANIVQAQLLFLQSVDSTKDIQIYINSPGGDVYAGLGIYDTMQIVEPDIATICTGMAASMAAVLLCAGVKNKRSALKHSRIMIHQPIGGTQGQASDIEITVREILKLKKELYEIISKHSGLPIEKIEKDSDRDYWMTSIEAKEYGMIDEILEGKK is encoded by the coding sequence ATGGATTATCATAAAAAATCAGAAGAATTTATGCTATATGCCATAAAACATAAGAGAATTAATAGTTTAACCATTAATGAATATATTAAGTTCATGACTCCTTATATTGTTGAAGAAAGAAAACTAAATGTCGCTCAAATGGATGTTTTTTCTCGTTTAATGATGGATAGGGTTATTTTTTTAGGAACTCCAATAGAAGATCAAGTGGCTAATATAGTACAAGCTCAGTTATTGTTTTTACAATCTGTAGATTCTACTAAGGATATACAAATATATATTAATTCTCCAGGAGGAGATGTCTATGCTGGATTAGGAATATATGATACAATGCAAATTGTAGAACCAGATATCGCTACTATTTGCACTGGAATGGCCGCATCTATGGCCGCTGTATTGCTTTGTGCAGGAGTAAAAAATAAAAGATCTGCATTAAAACATTCTAGAATTATGATTCATCAGCCTATAGGAGGGACACAAGGTCAAGCTTCAGATATTGAAATTACTGTTCGTGAGATTTTAAAGTTAAAGAAAGAGCTTTATGAGATTATATCAAAACATTCAGGGTTACCCATTGAAAAGATAGAAAAAGATTCAGATCGAGATTACTGGATGACTTCTATAGAGGCTAAAGAATACGGTATGATAGATGAAATCCTAGAAGGAAAAAAATGA
- a CDS encoding Sec-independent protein translocase subunit TatA/TatB, with translation MYIDFIFIFSILLGTFGTTEIVVIVILALLLFGGKKIPELMKGLGTGLKEFKKASETEEEDSKPEK, from the coding sequence ATGTACATAGATTTCATTTTTATTTTTTCTATACTACTTGGGACTTTTGGGACCACAGAAATTGTGGTTATTGTCATTCTTGCACTTTTATTATTTGGAGGTAAAAAAATTCCAGAATTAATGAAAGGATTGGGAACGGGGTTGAAAGAATTCAAAAAAGCTTCTGAAACTGAAGAAGAAGATTCAAAACCTGAGAAATAA